The following proteins come from a genomic window of Corynebacterium crudilactis:
- a CDS encoding MFS transporter: MRNDRSFSVPIALLAAGALFLEILDGTILTTAVPAIARDFGIDAVDVSIALVAYLAAAAAGIPAAGWLADRFGVRKVLLLALAVFTAASLVCAVAPGLTVLTGARVIQGLGGALLVPVGRLAVIRGTDPKDLLDAIAFLTWPALVAPVIAPLLGGLLADTIGWRWIFLLNVPLGIIAIIAGLFILPKNTAVNVKRFDLPGFLGAMLVMVALTVAAELISRGSSAELTIAACLVLSAAVVCGFVVRWLRVPGRLFDLSIMRIPGFRVGNSSGSIYRLVITAAPFMFTLLFQVAFGWSATLAGAMVVALFAGNVAIKPFTTPIIKRWNFKPVLVFSNAAGALVLASFLFVRADTPLVLIVLLLFVSGALRSLGFSAYNTLQFVDISPEQTSNANVLSATLHQLGMSLGIAVAVIAMSLAPTANWAFPLAAALFLIPLIGALSLPRDGGARAFSSS; this comes from the coding sequence ATGCGCAATGATCGGTCCTTTAGCGTTCCCATTGCGCTGCTTGCCGCGGGAGCACTGTTTCTAGAAATCCTCGACGGCACCATCCTGACAACCGCAGTCCCAGCTATTGCTCGTGACTTCGGTATTGACGCCGTGGATGTCAGCATCGCCCTGGTTGCTTACTTGGCAGCTGCAGCAGCTGGTATTCCGGCTGCAGGGTGGCTGGCGGATCGATTTGGTGTGCGTAAAGTGCTATTACTGGCTTTAGCGGTGTTCACTGCAGCCTCCTTGGTGTGCGCGGTCGCGCCGGGGCTGACTGTGCTTACCGGTGCTCGCGTTATCCAAGGTCTTGGTGGTGCACTACTTGTCCCAGTCGGGCGATTAGCAGTAATCCGGGGAACGGATCCCAAAGATCTCCTTGATGCCATCGCGTTTTTAACCTGGCCAGCTCTGGTTGCCCCAGTGATCGCCCCACTTCTGGGAGGTCTTCTTGCCGATACCATTGGTTGGCGATGGATCTTCCTCCTCAACGTGCCCTTAGGAATCATCGCGATCATTGCTGGACTATTCATCCTGCCCAAGAACACTGCCGTGAATGTGAAACGATTTGATCTTCCAGGTTTCCTCGGCGCAATGCTGGTGATGGTGGCGCTGACCGTGGCTGCGGAGTTAATTTCCAGGGGAAGTTCGGCTGAACTTACTATCGCTGCATGCCTCGTCTTAAGTGCTGCGGTGGTATGCGGTTTTGTAGTGCGCTGGCTGCGAGTTCCAGGCCGACTTTTTGATCTCAGCATCATGCGCATCCCAGGTTTCCGAGTGGGTAATTCCTCCGGAAGTATCTACCGCTTGGTAATCACCGCAGCACCATTCATGTTCACTTTGCTCTTCCAAGTGGCGTTTGGGTGGTCTGCAACATTAGCGGGTGCCATGGTGGTCGCACTATTCGCAGGAAACGTGGCAATCAAACCTTTCACCACGCCGATCATTAAACGCTGGAATTTCAAACCAGTACTGGTCTTTTCTAACGCTGCTGGCGCCTTGGTATTGGCATCTTTTTTGTTCGTTCGTGCAGATACCCCACTGGTTCTCATCGTGCTGCTGCTCTTTGTTTCGGGCGCATTAAGGTCCCTTGGTTTCAGTGCCTACAACACCTTGCAGTTTGTCGATATCTCACCAGAACAAACCAGCAACGCCAACGTGTTATCAGCAACCCTGCACCAACTGGGCATGTCTTTGGGTATTGCGGTGGCAGTCATCGCCATGTCCCTTGCACCCACCGCCAACTGGGCATTCCCACTGGCAGCAGCGTTGTTCCTTATTCCTCTAATCGGCGCACTATCTTTGCCTCGCGACGGCGGTGCCCGAGCCTTTTCCTCCTCTTAA
- a CDS encoding Gfo/Idh/MocA family oxidoreductase: protein MTIRIGLVGYGVGGRLFHTPYIQASTHCELVGVVARSEGTKAAVAEDLPDVAIVGSLTELLELGVDAVVISTPPATRRELALEAINAGVAVVADKPFAPSAADAMELVEAAEKAGVLLNVFHNRRNDTHIVTALGIQEELGAMRGLDLRLDLIEPDSLEAGPEGGLLRDLGSHVVDQTLVLMGPATSVTAQLGSIDLPEGPTNARFRIVLEHESGAMSHIAASKIDRLESWEIRLVGERGSYVSNYTDVQTVAIKQGLRPTNDREHWGYESEERWGTLVTDEGSKVIPSAQGDYTRFYDAFALAVENGGAGPVPAREGVAVLKVLDAVAQSAAEKRTIELS from the coding sequence ATGACTATTCGAATCGGACTCGTTGGCTATGGCGTCGGCGGCAGGCTCTTTCACACCCCTTACATCCAAGCTTCCACGCACTGCGAACTAGTCGGCGTAGTTGCTCGTTCTGAAGGCACCAAAGCAGCCGTTGCAGAAGATCTTCCAGACGTAGCCATCGTGGGATCGCTGACAGAACTCCTCGAGCTGGGTGTGGACGCGGTGGTGATCTCCACCCCTCCAGCCACGCGCCGGGAATTGGCGTTGGAAGCAATCAACGCAGGTGTGGCAGTCGTTGCCGATAAACCGTTTGCACCATCAGCCGCAGATGCCATGGAACTTGTCGAAGCCGCTGAAAAAGCTGGAGTGCTGCTCAACGTTTTCCACAACAGGCGCAACGACACCCACATCGTCACGGCACTGGGTATCCAAGAAGAACTCGGTGCGATGCGCGGTCTTGACCTACGCCTGGACCTGATTGAACCTGATTCCTTGGAGGCAGGTCCTGAAGGTGGTTTGCTGCGCGATCTGGGCTCACACGTGGTGGATCAGACTCTGGTTCTTATGGGGCCCGCGACTTCTGTGACGGCTCAACTTGGGTCCATTGATCTTCCAGAAGGTCCCACCAACGCAAGGTTCCGCATCGTTTTGGAACACGAATCCGGTGCCATGTCGCACATTGCTGCTAGCAAGATTGACCGCTTGGAGTCCTGGGAAATCCGCCTGGTGGGCGAGCGCGGCTCCTACGTATCCAACTACACCGACGTGCAGACCGTGGCGATCAAACAGGGACTTCGACCAACCAATGACCGCGAACACTGGGGCTACGAATCGGAGGAGCGGTGGGGCACCTTGGTTACCGATGAAGGCTCAAAGGTGATTCCTTCAGCACAAGGCGATTACACCCGCTTCTACGATGCCTTTGCCTTGGCTGTGGAAAACGGTGGCGCAGGGCCGGTGCCTGCACGTGAAGGTGTTGCAGTGCTCAAGGTGTTGGATGCTGTAGCCCAGAGCGCTGCGGAAAAACGCACCATTGAATTGAGCTAA
- a CDS encoding sugar phosphate isomerase/epimerase family protein: protein MVRIALDPTPFHHDYDLLDFPDVTARLGYEYMQLTPHVDFGPFFRYPKADDDLVSALKKRAKDAGVTIPALLPVQRISWPEETQRVAAVRNIKRIIQLAVDLEVDTLNTEFSGRPERSEDSEDAFYRSMEELLPILEKEGIKFNIDPHPDDFVENGIEAWRVIRGLNSKQVGFVYVAPHSFHMGDQAEAILPAVGERLGAVYLSDTFDHHKSHGLRYITNPPGNAVRVHQHLKIGDGDVNFEEIFGLLRSTGYLDREDALLVSNVFAEDEAADEVSRYQLEKIRSLIENA, encoded by the coding sequence GTGGTTCGTATTGCTCTTGATCCCACCCCCTTCCACCATGATTACGATCTGTTGGATTTCCCCGACGTCACCGCACGTTTGGGATATGAATACATGCAGCTGACCCCTCATGTAGATTTCGGTCCTTTCTTCCGCTATCCGAAGGCAGACGATGATCTTGTGTCAGCCCTGAAAAAGCGTGCCAAAGATGCCGGAGTCACCATTCCTGCGTTGTTGCCAGTGCAGCGTATTTCCTGGCCGGAGGAAACCCAGCGCGTTGCAGCGGTACGCAACATCAAGCGCATCATCCAGTTGGCCGTTGATTTGGAAGTGGACACCCTCAATACTGAGTTTTCTGGACGCCCAGAACGCTCCGAGGATTCCGAAGACGCCTTCTACCGCTCCATGGAAGAACTCCTGCCAATCCTGGAAAAAGAGGGCATCAAGTTCAACATCGACCCACATCCCGATGATTTCGTGGAAAACGGTATTGAAGCATGGCGAGTCATCCGCGGCCTGAACTCCAAGCAGGTGGGCTTTGTTTACGTGGCACCCCACTCATTCCACATGGGTGACCAGGCCGAAGCAATTCTGCCAGCAGTAGGGGAGCGCCTCGGTGCCGTCTATCTGTCCGATACCTTCGACCACCACAAATCCCACGGACTGCGCTACATCACCAACCCTCCAGGCAATGCGGTGCGCGTACACCAGCACCTGAAAATCGGTGATGGAGATGTGAACTTCGAAGAGATCTTCGGCCTGCTGCGCTCCACAGGTTACCTTGACCGCGAAGACGCACTGCTGGTCTCCAACGTGTTCGCAGAAGATGAAGCAGCAGATGAAGTATCCCGCTACCAGCTGGAGAAAATCCGCTCACTCATCGAAAACGCATAG
- a CDS encoding Gfo/Idh/MocA family protein — protein sequence MSKSLRVGVVGAGAMGADHIDRINNRTSGAHISAIIEPDAARAAAAAENAPGAQAFTRIEDAIAADAVDAVLIAVPGQFHEPVLVPALEAGLPILCEKPLTPDSESSLRIVELEQKLDKPHIQVGFMRRFDPEYNNLRKLVESGEAGELLMLRGLHRNPSVGESYTQSMLITDSVVHEFDVIPWLAGSRVVSVEVKYPKTSSLAHSGLKEPILVIMELENGVLVDVEMNVNIQFGYQVATEAVFEKGLARIGQPSGMQRWRDGEFLINEHTDFTTRFATAYDRQIQSWVDAVHEGTLVAGPNAWDGYLVALSCEAGVKALDGGVIPVDAAPRPDFYA from the coding sequence ATGAGCAAGAGCCTTCGCGTTGGAGTTGTCGGTGCAGGAGCCATGGGCGCTGACCACATCGATCGCATCAACAACCGCACCTCTGGTGCACACATCTCCGCCATTATTGAGCCCGATGCAGCCCGTGCTGCCGCAGCTGCAGAAAACGCGCCGGGTGCACAGGCCTTCACCCGCATCGAGGACGCCATCGCAGCCGACGCTGTTGACGCAGTGCTGATCGCCGTACCAGGTCAGTTCCATGAGCCAGTACTTGTCCCAGCACTAGAAGCAGGCCTTCCCATCCTGTGTGAAAAGCCACTGACCCCAGATTCTGAATCCTCACTGCGCATCGTCGAACTGGAGCAAAAGCTGGATAAGCCACACATCCAGGTCGGTTTCATGCGCCGCTTCGACCCTGAGTACAACAACTTGCGCAAACTGGTGGAATCCGGCGAAGCTGGCGAACTGCTCATGCTCCGCGGCCTGCACCGCAACCCAAGTGTTGGTGAGAGCTACACCCAGTCCATGCTGATCACCGACTCCGTCGTCCACGAATTCGATGTCATCCCATGGCTCGCAGGCTCCCGAGTTGTATCCGTTGAAGTGAAGTACCCAAAGACCTCCTCACTGGCGCACTCCGGCCTCAAAGAACCAATCCTGGTGATCATGGAGCTCGAAAACGGCGTGCTTGTCGACGTAGAGATGAACGTAAACATTCAATTCGGATACCAGGTAGCAACCGAAGCGGTCTTTGAAAAGGGACTTGCCCGCATCGGCCAGCCATCCGGAATGCAGCGCTGGCGCGACGGTGAATTCCTGATCAACGAACACACCGATTTCACCACCCGTTTCGCTACCGCCTACGACCGCCAGATCCAGAGCTGGGTCGACGCAGTCCACGAAGGCACCCTGGTCGCAGGCCCTAACGCATGGGATGGTTACCTGGTTGCACTGTCATGCGAAGCTGGTGTCAAGGCACTCGACGGCGGCGTCATCCCAGTTGATGCGGCACCTCGCCCAGATTTCTACGCTTAA
- a CDS encoding sugar phosphate isomerase/epimerase family protein, with product MTTSVPASTKASSVAGENPGLRIGTAPDSWGVWFPEDPKQIPWERFLDEVVKAGYTWIELGPYGYLPTDANQLEDELGKRGLKLSAGTVFTGFHKGEEQWKRAWDQALDVAGLASKLGAEHLVVIPDLWRSDATSEVLEARTLDDEKWAKLAAGHDRLGKALLEEFGMKQQFHSHADSHIGTTREVLRFLEETDARYTNLCLDTGHFAYYGGDNVKLIEQHPERIGYLHLKQVDPTLLFDVLKNDTPFAEAVTQGIMIEPPHGIPDLAPIIEAVSKIDSEIFAIVEQDMYGCDIDYPFPIAERTRKHIFGCTHFARVN from the coding sequence ATGACCACTTCTGTACCTGCATCCACCAAAGCTTCATCTGTGGCTGGCGAAAACCCAGGCCTGCGCATCGGCACCGCACCTGACTCCTGGGGCGTGTGGTTCCCAGAGGATCCAAAGCAGATCCCTTGGGAGCGCTTCCTCGACGAGGTTGTCAAAGCTGGCTACACCTGGATCGAGCTCGGCCCATACGGCTACCTGCCAACCGACGCCAACCAGCTCGAAGATGAACTGGGCAAGCGCGGCCTGAAGCTGTCCGCCGGCACCGTGTTCACCGGATTCCACAAGGGCGAAGAGCAGTGGAAGCGCGCCTGGGATCAGGCACTCGACGTTGCAGGTCTGGCCTCCAAGTTGGGCGCTGAGCACCTCGTTGTCATCCCTGACCTGTGGCGCTCCGACGCAACCAGCGAAGTACTGGAAGCTCGCACCCTTGATGATGAGAAGTGGGCAAAGCTTGCCGCCGGCCACGACCGCCTGGGAAAGGCGCTGCTGGAGGAATTCGGCATGAAGCAGCAGTTCCACTCCCACGCTGACAGCCACATCGGCACCACCCGCGAAGTACTACGCTTCCTGGAAGAAACCGATGCTCGCTACACCAACCTCTGCCTTGATACCGGCCACTTCGCCTACTACGGCGGCGACAACGTCAAGCTCATTGAGCAGCACCCAGAGCGCATCGGCTACCTGCACCTCAAGCAGGTCGATCCGACTTTGCTTTTCGACGTACTAAAGAACGACACCCCATTTGCCGAAGCCGTAACCCAAGGCATCATGATCGAACCACCACACGGCATCCCAGACTTGGCCCCAATCATCGAAGCAGTCTCCAAGATCGACTCCGAGATCTTCGCCATCGTGGAACAAGACATGTACGGCTGCGACATCGATTACCCATTCCCAATCGCTGAGCGCACCCGCAAGCACATCTTCGGCTGCACCCACTTCGCACGCGTCAACTAA
- a CDS encoding prevent-host-death protein yields MSKIVDLRYRTRRSSELSKRSAEVFAEAEEHPITVTRRDGEALVLMSQREADGRARLLELAAQLITVATDHQGTLAERMAKVFPWMLALSVADREACAREILDAARASFATEQPHLALTELTSWKETAAAVAAGLSNTDLQWYDDPHLVERP; encoded by the coding sequence ATGAGTAAGATAGTTGATCTGCGCTATCGGACCCGGCGTTCCTCGGAGTTGAGTAAACGCTCTGCTGAAGTCTTTGCCGAAGCTGAAGAACATCCCATTACTGTGACACGTCGTGATGGTGAAGCGTTGGTATTGATGTCGCAGCGCGAAGCTGACGGGCGAGCCCGCCTGCTGGAGTTGGCTGCACAGTTAATTACTGTGGCCACTGATCATCAGGGCACCTTAGCCGAACGTATGGCGAAAGTATTCCCGTGGATGCTGGCCCTGTCAGTGGCGGATCGTGAGGCGTGTGCCCGTGAGATTCTTGACGCTGCACGAGCATCGTTTGCAACCGAACAACCTCACCTCGCTCTTACTGAACTGACCTCATGGAAAGAAACAGCAGCAGCTGTTGCTGCTGGATTGAGTAACACTGATCTGCAGTGGTACGACGATCCGCATCTGGTGGAGCGTCCCTAA
- a CDS encoding LacI family DNA-binding transcriptional regulator codes for MSTSRPTIYDVAKAAGVSKSLVSLVLRGSTNVSKESEAAVKTAIKKLNYQPNRAASDLAAKRTQLIAVLIDDYSNPWFIDLIQSLSDVLTPKGYRLSVIDSLTSQAGTDPITSALSMRPDGIIIAQDIPDFTVPDSLPPFVIAGTRITQASTHYSVANDDFRGAEIATKHLIDLGHTHIAHLRVGSGAGMRRFESFEATMRAHGLEPLANDYLGPAIEHAGYTEALALLKEHPEVTAIFSSNDITAIGALGAARELGLRVPEDLSIIGYDNTPLAQTRLINLTTIDDNSIGVGYNAALLLLSMLDPQAPHPEIMHTLQPSLIERGTCAPRGG; via the coding sequence ATGAGCACATCCCGCCCCACAATTTATGACGTCGCCAAAGCCGCAGGCGTCTCCAAATCATTGGTTTCTCTCGTGCTTCGCGGTTCCACCAACGTGAGCAAAGAATCCGAAGCCGCGGTCAAGACCGCGATAAAAAAGCTCAACTACCAGCCAAATCGCGCCGCATCAGACCTTGCGGCCAAGCGCACGCAGCTCATTGCAGTGCTTATCGACGACTACTCCAACCCGTGGTTCATCGACCTGATTCAAAGCCTCAGCGATGTGCTCACCCCCAAGGGGTACCGACTGTCCGTCATTGACTCATTAACCTCTCAAGCCGGCACCGATCCCATTACCAGTGCACTATCAATGCGCCCCGATGGAATCATCATCGCCCAAGACATCCCCGATTTCACTGTCCCCGATTCCCTACCCCCATTTGTCATCGCAGGCACCAGAATCACCCAAGCCAGCACCCATTATTCAGTGGCCAACGATGACTTCCGGGGCGCAGAAATAGCCACAAAACACCTCATCGATCTTGGACACACCCACATCGCCCACCTACGCGTGGGAAGTGGCGCTGGTATGCGACGCTTTGAAAGCTTCGAGGCAACCATGCGTGCACACGGACTCGAGCCACTGGCCAATGACTACTTAGGTCCTGCTATAGAGCACGCCGGATACACCGAAGCCCTCGCACTGCTCAAAGAACACCCCGAGGTCACCGCCATTTTCTCCTCCAACGACATCACTGCCATCGGAGCGCTCGGTGCCGCCCGTGAACTAGGTTTACGCGTGCCTGAAGACTTATCGATCATCGGATATGACAACACTCCCCTCGCCCAAACCCGACTAATCAACCTCACCACCATCGATGACAACAGCATCGGCGTCGGCTACAACGCCGCATTATTGTTGCTGAGCATGCTCGACCCTCAGGCACCCCACCCAGAGATCATGCATACATTGCAACCCTCGCTGATTGAACGGGGCACGTGCGCGCCACGTGGAGGATAG